In Scylla paramamosain isolate STU-SP2022 chromosome 1, ASM3559412v1, whole genome shotgun sequence, one DNA window encodes the following:
- the LOC135089080 gene encoding protein dimmed-like — protein MSIHAGEYWLDRGLCPQYYTIGEFNYQAGSDPGLPAKLERAAAPHPAETQHPPHDLLHGCVDGGGSDGYHSSTPDDLASECSPGSEAPGQGLTKEHKTDLVNEAYPNLEYYQAAYPATTDLSSLNPPYTYNNGISVPPANWASLQVTAVEADPNHPGEHFIPPETTPSLVTHYKPLRIRRRPPKVVGNETLRKRRLAANARERRRMNGLNDAFEKLREVVPALGNDRKLSKFETLQMAQTYITALAELLRRADAEAAAVRAESAREVC, from the coding sequence ATGTCAATTCACGCCGGGGAATACTGGTTAGATCGAGGCTTGTGTCCGCAGTATTACACAATCGGAGAATTCAACTACCAGGCTGGAAGTGATCCGGGCCTGCCGGCCAAGCTGGAGAGGGCCGCTGCGCCCCATCCAGCAGAGACGCAGCACCCACCACACGATCTTCTGCACGGCTGTGTGGACGGCGGAGGCAGTGATGGCTACCACAGCTCCACTCCCGATGACCTGGCCTCGGAGTGCTCGCCCGGCTCCGAAGCTCCAGGTCAAGGGCTCACCAAGGAACACAAGACAGACCTGGTGAATGAGGCTTACCCCAACCTGGAGTATTACCAAGCAGCTTACCCTGCCACCACTGACCTCAGCAGCCTCAACCCCCCCTACACCTACAACAACGGCATCTCTGTCCCGCCGGCCAACTGGGCCTCCCTTCAGGTGACGGCCGTCGAGGCTGACCCCAATCATCCGGGAGAACACTTTATTCCTCCAGAAACAACGCCGTCTCTGGTGACTCACTACAAACCGCTCAGGATCCGTCGTCGTCCTCCTAAAGTCGTCGGTAACGAAACTCTTCGCAAAAGAAGACTTGCAGCCAATGCAAGGGAGCGACGACGAATGAATGGCCTGAACGACGCCTTTGAGAAGTTGAGAGAGGTGGTGCCTGCGCTTGGAAATGACAGAAAGCTTTCCAAGTTTGAGACTCTGCAGATGGCACAGACCTACATCACAGCCTTGGCTGAGCTTCTGAGACGAGCAGATGCCGAGGCAGCTGCTGTCCGGGCAGAAAGTGCCCGGGAGGTGTGCTGA